A window of Streptomyces sp. NBC_01241 genomic DNA:
TCGCGGCCAGTCTCTCGACGCGGCGGTTCTTGGCGCGTACTGCCCCGGGCAGATGAACGGCGGCGAAGACCGCCCACGGCCCGCCGAAGCCGATCAGCGCCCACGGCCACCCCCAGCCGACCGCGGCGAGGACCACCAGCCCGACGTAGACCAGGAAGACCGCGAAACTTGGCCAGCCCAGCCCACGACTGGGCTCCTCCGGAGTGTTGGAGAACCGATAGGCGTGTGGTCTGCCTCGCGGGTGGCTGACCCCGATCTCCCGGCCCTCCCACGCGGAGTTGATCATCTCACCCCGCTCACCGTCGTTCGTCACGGTGACCTCCTGACCCGAGGCCGGGTCGCGGTAGGAGACGACCACCGATATCCCGCCCGTCCGGGACCCGCCGTGCCGGGGCTCCCGCACCCGATCGATCCGCCCTGTGAGCCGGACCGTCCGCTGCGCCTTGGTCACTCCGGCCAGCGACATGCCGTACCCGACCAGCGCCACCACACCCCACACAGCACACCACAGCACCAGAAACCCGTCCCACCCCATGCGCCCCTCCTCCTGCCGATCCGGTCAACTGCCGCTGCGCCGCAGCACTTTGCCCTGGTCGTCCGCCTCCAGCGTTCCCGTGCTCCCGCCGCCGGTGACCACGGCCCTGAGCGTGAGCGAGCCGGTGACGCCGTCGGCGGTGAGCTGCCAGCTCTGCGGGGACTCGACGCCGAGGGTGGTCCTGGCCTCCTCGACCAGGCCGGGGACGCGATCGTAGGGCAGGGACCTCGGGTCGAACCCGGCGGTCTTCACGCCGGTGGGGGAGAAAACGACCGCCAACAGGCGGTCCTGCACGACGACGGTGAGCGCCTGACGCTTGTCCGCGCCCTGCGTCAACGACTCGACGGCCTTGCGCAGTTCGCCCTCGTCGAGCATCGATTGGCCAGGACCGAGGGTGACCGTGCCCGTCGCCGACGTCACGGTGGTCGTGGACGACGAGGAGGAGACGGACGGCTCGGGGGCGCCGCTCTCGCCCTCGTGGGAGTCGAACAGGTCGGCACGGAACAGCAGGAGCACGGCGGCCGCGCCGAGCAGCAGCCCGAGGAGAGTGAGGAGCGCGCTGAAACAGCCCCCCGGGGTCTCCCTCTTCATGGCCGGACCAGGCACCGAGTCCACCTGGGCAACGGCCGCCCGCTCCTCCCACTCCGGCGTCGGCCGTTTCACGATCCGCGTCTTCCACGGTCGGTCCGGCGGATACTCCACCACCACGACCCCGCGCGGCCGGTATTCGGGCAGCTCGACGAGGTTGACGTCCTGCCGTATCTCGACACGGAACGCGGGCGCGTCGTCCGGCGCGACGGACAGCTCGAACCGCACCGGCACGTCGCTGGTCTCACCCCCGACGGCCTCCAGACTCTCGATCACCGCGAGCGCCGCGCGCGGCACGACGGCCGCCTCCCGGGCACGGCGCGGCAGCGTGGCGAGGAAGAAGAGAAGCCCGTAGACCGCGGGCAGGACCAGCCCCGTGACGATCAGCGGCGCCCTCTCGACGACACAGCCACCGATGAAGGCGGTCAGCGACGCCCCGATCACCCCGCCCGTCAGGAACCCCAGAGCGAGGTCGGCAGGCGTGTTGTGCGTGGGCGGCGCGCCCGCGGTGATCGTCATGTGGCCGATTGTGCACCTCATGGGTAACGGCCGACAGACCTGTGGGTGAGGGGTCCCACCGGTAACGCCGCTGAATCGAACGCTGAGGAACGATCACGGCTCGGCATCGCTTGACGGGCGCCAGCCGATGCAGCCGCCCACACTGCGCAGGCACCACGGAGAACACCCCAGCAGAAGGCCAGCGACCTCTTCGCCAGCGGATCAAGATCCGGGCCATTCCCGGACCATCTCCGCCTCACATGGCTCAGAAGCCGCCGTTTTGGCTGGCCGGCAGGCAATGCCCCGTATACCACCAGCAGACGAAGAATCTCCTGGTGTCGTACTCGCCGTAGAAGCTGGGGTTCTTCTGGACACCGAACGCGCGTCGAGACCACATCCACTCATGGTCGTCGCACCTGCTGCCGTCGTGCTGTCTCACAACCAGCCGCGGCGGGCCGCGATCACTCCGGCCTGGAAGCGGTTGGCGGCGCCGAGGAGGTCGTGCAGGCGGCTGATACGGCGGCGCATGGTGCGGACGGACCAGCCGAGCTGACGGGCTATCGCCTCGTCCTTGAGGCCACTGACCAGGAGGGTGAGGACGAGTCGGTCCTCCTCGCCGAGGGGGTCCTCGGCGGGGGCGTTGAGGGGCAGGGCCTGCTTCCAGCACATTTCCCAGTAGCCGGTGAGGGCATCGAGCAGGGTGGACGGGCGGATCACCGCGGCGCGAACGTCGTCGAGGTCGAGGGAGAGCGGCATCAGAGCGAGCTTGCGGTCGGCGATGGCGAGTTTGATGCCCAGGCCGGGCAGGACGCGGGCCTGTTCGCCGTGCCGGACCAGCTCGCGGATGTCGTCGAGGACGCCCGGCCATTCCAGGGCCTCGGGGGCGTAGACCGCGCGGTACCGTACACCGCGGCCGAGCGCCGTCGCCTCCACCGGGTTGGAGGTCGTCAGGGCGTACGGCGGCCGGTCCAGAGTCATCACGTCCTCGTGGGCCTCCTGTTGAAGGCGGACGAACCAGCGGCCGAGCGCCTCGCTGCCGGTGGTGATCTCCACCTCGTCCTCACAGGTCGCGCCGGTTCGCGCGGCGGCGAACAGCCGGGACAGCTCGTCGGCCACCGAACGGACCCGCTCCAGCTCATTACTTCTGGCCCGTACCAGCGCCTCGACGGCGGCGCCCGGCTCGATCGCGGCGTACCGGCGGCGGGTGCCGGCGAGCCGGCCGACCAGCCCGTGGTCGCGAAGCCGGTCCAGCGCCCTGGCAACGCGCTCGGACGAACAGTCGAGATCCGCGGTGAGTTCGGCAGGCGCCGCCGTCCGCCGGGTCAGAACGGCGCGGTAGACGCTCTCGTCGAACGGATCGATTCCTGCCGCCGTGAGTTGCGGTGTCTCGGGAGTCATGGACGGATGATGGCCCAGTTGTGCCAGCGGCAGCAATGGGCCACGGAGATCAGTTGTGCGACAAGTGCCTTCACCACTAGGACCTTTACGCATGGCAATGAAGTCACGAAGATCGCGTCATGCCGCCCTCGCCGCCGTTGTTCTCGCCGGCACGTTGGCGGCGACACCGGGTGCCGCCAACGCGTCCACGCCCGACCCGTCGCAACGAGTGCTCGTCGAACTGTCCGGGAACCCAGCGGTCACCGCCGCGCCCGGTGGATCGCTGCTGTCCGCCGAGGCCGCCCGCGGCGTCGGCGCCGCCCGCCGCGCCCTGGACGCGCGGCAGGAGACGTTCCTCGGCTCGGCGAGGAGCGCCGGGCTGCACCC
This region includes:
- a CDS encoding DUF3592 domain-containing protein, producing the protein MGWDGFLVLWCAVWGVVALVGYGMSLAGVTKAQRTVRLTGRIDRVREPRHGGSRTGGISVVVSYRDPASGQEVTVTNDGERGEMINSAWEGREIGVSHPRGRPHAYRFSNTPEEPSRGLGWPSFAVFLVYVGLVVLAAVGWGWPWALIGFGGPWAVFAAVHLPGAVRAKNRRVERLAAMDTVQGRVVAVLKDVSVDQDDGHTSTTITPVVSFTTREGTAVTAHCTSNLPDPAGAYGRDVTVHYTSADPAEYTLDRAAEHRSEERDVAFNVLVIVVLVATAVVGVSML
- a CDS encoding helix-turn-helix domain-containing protein: MTPETPQLTAAGIDPFDESVYRAVLTRRTAAPAELTADLDCSSERVARALDRLRDHGLVGRLAGTRRRYAAIEPGAAVEALVRARSNELERVRSVADELSRLFAAARTGATCEDEVEITTGSEALGRWFVRLQQEAHEDVMTLDRPPYALTTSNPVEATALGRGVRYRAVYAPEALEWPGVLDDIRELVRHGEQARVLPGLGIKLAIADRKLALMPLSLDLDDVRAAVIRPSTLLDALTGYWEMCWKQALPLNAPAEDPLGEEDRLVLTLLVSGLKDEAIARQLGWSVRTMRRRISRLHDLLGAANRFQAGVIAARRGWL